ATGGATATGTAAAAATGCCAAACGTCGATACTCTAAAAGAAATGGTGGACATGATATCAGCTTCGCGTTCATATGAAGCTAACGTAACTGCACTCAATGCCTCCAAGGCGATGATTACAAAAGCCTTGCAAATTGGTAAATGATGAATAGAAAATTGGAAGGAGGGGTAATTAATGATTGAAAATACAATGTTTAACAGTGCTATGGCTTCACCATTGCAAATGACAACGGGGGCTACTCAAAGCAAGCTGGATACTCCTAGTGAAGCAATAGGGCAGTTTGGCTCGTATCTGTCGGATGCTTTGAATCAAGTCAATGCACAAGAGCAAACGGTTCACCAGCTCAACGATAAATTTTTGGTAGGTAAAGCTGATGTGGATCAAGTGATGATCGCAGGCGAACAGTCGATGTTGAGTCTGCAACTGACCGCCCAGATTCGGAATAAAGCGGTAGAGGCATACCAAGAAATCATGCGTATGCAAATGTAATCTAAGTAATGATGTTTCATAGCACA
The DNA window shown above is from Paenibacillus sp. JQZ6Y-1 and carries:
- the fliE gene encoding flagellar hook-basal body complex protein FliE, which translates into the protein MIENTMFNSAMASPLQMTTGATQSKLDTPSEAIGQFGSYLSDALNQVNAQEQTVHQLNDKFLVGKADVDQVMIAGEQSMLSLQLTAQIRNKAVEAYQEIMRMQM